In Rattus norvegicus strain BN/NHsdMcwi chromosome 1, GRCr8, whole genome shotgun sequence, a genomic segment contains:
- the Scaf1 gene encoding splicing factor, arginine/serine-rich 19 isoform X2 — protein MPLPVPSLLPRLRAWRTGKTVSPQSHASRPACSRHLLTLGTGDGGPAPPPAPSSASSSPSPSPSSSSPSPPPPPPPPPPPALPAPRFDIYDPFHPTDEAYSPPPAPEQKYDPFEPTGSNPSSSAGTPSPEEEEEEEEEEEEEGLSQSISRISETLAGIYDDNSLSQDFPGDDSPHREPPPPQTLGAPGTPPQADSTRAEGAPRRRVFVVGPEAEACLEGKVSVEVVTTAGGPALPLPPLPPTDPEIEEGEIVQPEEEPRVAVSLFRAARPRQPPASVATLASVAAPAAPPASAPRAPEGDDFLSLHADSDGEGALQVDLGEPPAPPAADARWGGLDLRRKILTQRRERYRQRSASPGPPPARKKARRERQRSGDPAPPDSPTWEAKKHRSRERKLGSHSTARRRSRSRSRRRSRSRSADRRRGSHRSRSREKRRRRRRSASPPPAASSSSSSRRERHRGKRREGGKKKKKRSRSRAEKRSGDLEKLPAPVPPSGSDRDSRRRGAVPPSIQDLTDHDLFAIKRTITVGRPDKTEPRAPSPAPAVSPKREVLYDSEGLSADERGAKGDKDRRRSGAASSSSSSREKASRRKALDGDRGRDRDRSSKKTRPPKDSAPGSGALPKAPPSSGSSSSSSSCSSRKVKLQSKVAVLIREGVSSTTPAKDSSSSGLGSIGVKFSRDRESRSPFLKPDERAPAEGVKVAPGSTKPKKTKAKAKAGAKKAKGTKGKTKPSKTRKKVRSGGSSTASGGPGSLKKSKADSCSQAASAKGTEETSWSGEERTTKAPSTPPPKVAPPPPALTPDSQTVDSSCKTPEVSFLPEEASEDTGVRVGAEEEEEEEEEEEEEEEQQPATTTATSTAAAAPSTAPSAGSTAGDSGAEDGPAARASQLPTLPPPMPWNLPAGVDCTTSGVLALTALLFKMEEANLASRAKAQELIQATNQILSHRKPPSTLGVTPAPVPTSLGLPPGPSSYLLPGSLPIGGCGSTPPTPTGLVPASDKREGSSSSEGRGDTDKYLKKLHTQERAVEEVKLAIKPYYQKKDITKEEYKDILRKAVHKICHSKSGEINPVKVSNLVRAYVQRYRYFRKHGRKPGDPPGPPRPPKEPGPPDKGGPGLPLPPL, from the exons ATGCCTCTACCTGTGCCCAGCCTGTTGCCCCGCCTCAGGGCCTGGAGGACAGGAAAGACGG TTTCTCCACAGTCCCATGCATCTCGACCTGCCTGTTCCCGTCACCTCCTCACCTTGGGCACAGGGGATGGAGGGCCTGCCCCACCACCTGCACCCTCCTCTGCCTCATCCTcgccttccccttccccatcttcgtcttctccttctcctccccctcctcctccacccccaccccctccagctCTGCCTGCCCCACGATTTGACATCTATGATCCCTTCCACCCCACCGACGAGGCCTACTCCCCACCGCCAGCCCCAGAGCAAAAATATGATCCCTTTGAGCCCACGGGCTCCAACCCCAGCTCATCAGCTGGGACCCCCTcgccagaggaggaggaggaagaagaggaggaagaggaagaggagggtctATCACAGAGCATCAGCCGAATCTCAGAGACCCTGGCTGGCATCTATGATGACAACAGCTTGAGCCAGGACTTCCCAGGTGATGATAGCCCCCACCGGGAACCCCCACCCCCGCAGACGCTGGGAGCCCCAGGGACACCACCACAGGCTGACTCCACTCGGGCCGAAGGGGCCCCACGCCGCAGGGTCTTTGTGGTGGGACCGGAGGCTGAGGCATGTCTTGAGGGCAAGGTTTCGGTGGAAGTCGTGACGACGGCTGGTGGACCAGCGCTGCCGCTGCCACCACTTCCCCCGACTGATCCAGAGATAGAGGAAGGCGAGATTGTGCAGCCTGAGGAGGAGCCCAGGGTGGCAGTGTCACTGTTCCGTGCTGCACGACCTCgtcagcctcctgcctctgtagcCACCTTGGCTTCAGTGGCCGCCCCTGCTGCGCCCCCAGCCTCTGCTCCACGTGCCCCTGAGGGTGATGACTTCCTGTCACTACATGCTGACTCTGATGGTGAGGGCGCACTTCAAGTGGACCTAGGTGAGCCACCTGCACCACCGGCTGCTGATGCCCGCTGGGGCGGCCTGGACCTGCGCCGCAAGATCCTAACCCAGCGACGTGAGCGCTACCGCCAGCGCTCTGCCTCGCCAGGCCCACCGCCTGCTCGGAAGAAGGCTCGAAGAGAGCGGCAGCGCAGTGGCGACCCTGCGCCACCGGATTCGCCCACCTGGGAAGCTAAGAAGCACCGTTCACGTGAGCGCAAGCTTGGCTCCCACTCCACTGCCCGGCGTCGATCACGCTCCCGTTCCCGCCGCCGTTCACGCTCCCGCAGCGCCGACCGAAGACGTGGGAGCCACCGCTCACGTTCCCGGGAGAAGCGCAGGCGCCGACGGCGTTCCGCCTCTCCACCTCCAGCGGCATCTTCGTCATCTTCCTCGAGACGTGAGCGGCACAGGGGCAAGAGGCGTGAGGgtggcaagaagaagaagaagcgcTCGCGCTCCCGGGCAGAGAAGCGCTCTGGGGACTTAGAGAAGCTGCCCGCACCTGTGCCTCCCTCGGGCTCTGACCGTGACAGCCGACGCCGCGGAGCCGTGCCACCTTCTATCCAGGACCTCACGGACCACGACTTGTTTGCCATCAAACGAACCATCACAGTGGGTCGCCCAGACAAGACGGAGCCACGCGCACCTTCGCCAGCACCTGCTGTGTCCCCAAAGCGGGAGGTCCTGTATGACTCTGAGGGTCTGAGTGCAGATGAGCGAGGTGCCAAGGGTGACAAAGATCGCAGGCGTTCAGGGGCTGCGTCCTCATCCTCGTCCTCAAGGGAGAAAGCGTCTCGACGGAAGGCCCTGGATGGGGACCGGGGCCGAGACAGGGACAGGTCATCCAAGAAGACACGGCCACCTAAGGACTCTGCTCCTGGCTCAGGGGCGCTGCCCAAAGCACCCCCAAGCAGTGGCTCCTCGTCCTCGTCGTCCTCCTGCTCCTCTCGAAAAGTAAAACTGCAGTCCAAGGTGGCTGTGCTCATCCGAGAGGGCGTCAGCAGCACCACCCCTGCCAAGGATTCCTCGTCTTCGGGCCTGGGTTCCATTGGGGTCAAGTTCAGCCGAGACCGTGAGAGCCGTTCACCATTCCTCAAGCCGGATGAGCGGGCTCCTGCAGAGGGGGTCAAGGTGGCCCCAGGCAGCACCAAGCCTAAAAAGACCAAGGCCAAAGCCAAGGCTGGGGCCAAGAAAGCCAAGGGGACCAAGGGAAAGACGAAGCCGTCGAAGACTAGGAAGAAGGTTCGCAGTGGAGGCAGCAGCACGGCCAGTGGTGGGCCTGGTTCACTGAAGAAATCCAAGGCCGATAGCTGCAGCCAGGCAGCCAGCGCCAAGGGGACAGAGGAAACATCATGGTCTGGGGAGGAACGGACCACCAAGGCCCCCAGTACCCCTCCACCTAAGGTAGCCCCACCTCCACCCGCACTCACCCCGGACTCCCAGACTGTGGATAGCAGCTGCAAGACCCCTGAAGTCTCCTTCCTACCAGAGGAAGCCAGTGAGGACACTGGGGTCCGAGtaggggcagaggaggaggaggaagaggaagaagaggaagaggaggaagaggagcagcagcCTGCCACTACCACAGCCACCAGCACCGCTGCAGCTGCCCCAAGCACTGCCCCCAGTGCGGGGTCTACAGCTGGAGACTCCGGCGCAGAGGACGGGCCAGCTGCTAGGGCCTCCCAGCTGCCAACGCTACCCCCACCCATGCCCTGGAACCTACCTGCTGGTGTGGACTGTACTACCAGTGGTGTTCTGGCCT TGACTGCACTCCTGTTCAAGATGGAAGAAGCCAACCTGGCCAGCCGCGCAAAGGCCCAGGAGCTGATCCAGGCCACCAACCAG ATCCTCAGCCACCGGAAGCCACCCTCTACTCTGGGGGTGACCCCAGCTCCCGTGCCCACTTCCTTGGGTCTGCCCCCAGGCCCCTCCAGCTACCTGCTTCCTGGCAGCCTCCCCATAGGGGGCTGTGGCTCTACCCCTCCTACCCCTACAGGGCTAGTCCCTGCATCTGACAAGAGAGAGGGCAGCAGCAGCTCAGAGGGACGTGGGGACACTGACAAG TATCTGAAGAAGCTGCACACACAGGAGCGGGCGGTAGAGGAGGTGAAGCTGGCCATCAAGCCATACTACCAGAAGAAAGACATCACCAAGGAGGAGTATAAGGACATCCTGAGGAAGGCTGTCCACAAG atctgcCACAGCAAAAGCGGGGAGATCAACCCTGTCAAGGTGAGCAACCTGGTAAGGGCCTACGTCCAGCGCTACCGCTACTTCCGCAAGCACGGTCGCAAGCCGGGGGACCCCCCAGGACCTCCTCGGCCACCCAAGGAGCCAGGGCCCCCAGACAAGGGTGGCCCAggcctgcccctgccccctctcTAA
- the Scaf1 gene encoding splicing factor, arginine/serine-rich 19 codes for MEEEDESRGKTEESGEDRGDGPPDRDPALSPSAFILRAIQQAVGSSLQGDLPNDKDGSRCCGLQWRRCCRSPRSEPRSQESGGADMATVLDTAADSFLVELVSILDPPDTWVPSHLDLQPGESEDVLELVAEVRIGDRDPMPLPVPSLLPRLRAWRTGKTVSPQSHASRPACSRHLLTLGTGDGGPAPPPAPSSASSSPSPSPSSSSPSPPPPPPPPPPPALPAPRFDIYDPFHPTDEAYSPPPAPEQKYDPFEPTGSNPSSSAGTPSPEEEEEEEEEEEEEGLSQSISRISETLAGIYDDNSLSQDFPGDDSPHREPPPPQTLGAPGTPPQADSTRAEGAPRRRVFVVGPEAEACLEGKVSVEVVTTAGGPALPLPPLPPTDPEIEEGEIVQPEEEPRVAVSLFRAARPRQPPASVATLASVAAPAAPPASAPRAPEGDDFLSLHADSDGEGALQVDLGEPPAPPAADARWGGLDLRRKILTQRRERYRQRSASPGPPPARKKARRERQRSGDPAPPDSPTWEAKKHRSRERKLGSHSTARRRSRSRSRRRSRSRSADRRRGSHRSRSREKRRRRRRSASPPPAASSSSSSRRERHRGKRREGGKKKKKRSRSRAEKRSGDLEKLPAPVPPSGSDRDSRRRGAVPPSIQDLTDHDLFAIKRTITVGRPDKTEPRAPSPAPAVSPKREVLYDSEGLSADERGAKGDKDRRRSGAASSSSSSREKASRRKALDGDRGRDRDRSSKKTRPPKDSAPGSGALPKAPPSSGSSSSSSSCSSRKVKLQSKVAVLIREGVSSTTPAKDSSSSGLGSIGVKFSRDRESRSPFLKPDERAPAEGVKVAPGSTKPKKTKAKAKAGAKKAKGTKGKTKPSKTRKKVRSGGSSTASGGPGSLKKSKADSCSQAASAKGTEETSWSGEERTTKAPSTPPPKVAPPPPALTPDSQTVDSSCKTPEVSFLPEEASEDTGVRVGAEEEEEEEEEEEEEEEQQPATTTATSTAAAAPSTAPSAGSTAGDSGAEDGPAARASQLPTLPPPMPWNLPAGVDCTTSGVLALTALLFKMEEANLASRAKAQELIQATNQILSHRKPPSTLGVTPAPVPTSLGLPPGPSSYLLPGSLPIGGCGSTPPTPTGLVPASDKREGSSSSEGRGDTDKYLKKLHTQERAVEEVKLAIKPYYQKKDITKEEYKDILRKAVHKICHSKSGEINPVKVSNLVRAYVQRYRYFRKHGRKPGDPPGPPRPPKEPGPPDKGGPGLPLPPL; via the exons atggaggaggaagatgagtcTCGAGGTAAAACAGAGGAGTCTGGAGAGGATCGGGGAGACGGTCCACCTGACAGAGATCCTGCCCtttctccttctgcctttatTTTG CGGGCCATTCAGCAGGCTGTGGGAAGCTCCCTGCAGGGGGACCTGCCTAATGATAAAG ATGGCTCTCGGTGTTGTGGCCTACAATGGAGGCGCTGCTGTCGGAGTCCTCGGTCAGAGCCTCGTTCACAGGAGTCAGGGGGTGCTGACATGGCCACT GTACTGGAcacagctgcagatagtttcctTGTGGAGCTGGTGAGCATCCTGGATCCCCCCGACACCTGGGTTCCCAGCCACCTGGACCTTCAGCCTGGCGA AAGTGAGGACGTGCTAGAGCTGGTAGCTGAGGTCCGTATCGGTGACAGGGACCCCATGCCTCTACCTGTGCCCAGCCTGTTGCCCCGCCTCAGGGCCTGGAGGACAGGAAAGACGG TTTCTCCACAGTCCCATGCATCTCGACCTGCCTGTTCCCGTCACCTCCTCACCTTGGGCACAGGGGATGGAGGGCCTGCCCCACCACCTGCACCCTCCTCTGCCTCATCCTcgccttccccttccccatcttcgtcttctccttctcctccccctcctcctccacccccaccccctccagctCTGCCTGCCCCACGATTTGACATCTATGATCCCTTCCACCCCACCGACGAGGCCTACTCCCCACCGCCAGCCCCAGAGCAAAAATATGATCCCTTTGAGCCCACGGGCTCCAACCCCAGCTCATCAGCTGGGACCCCCTcgccagaggaggaggaggaagaagaggaggaagaggaagaggagggtctATCACAGAGCATCAGCCGAATCTCAGAGACCCTGGCTGGCATCTATGATGACAACAGCTTGAGCCAGGACTTCCCAGGTGATGATAGCCCCCACCGGGAACCCCCACCCCCGCAGACGCTGGGAGCCCCAGGGACACCACCACAGGCTGACTCCACTCGGGCCGAAGGGGCCCCACGCCGCAGGGTCTTTGTGGTGGGACCGGAGGCTGAGGCATGTCTTGAGGGCAAGGTTTCGGTGGAAGTCGTGACGACGGCTGGTGGACCAGCGCTGCCGCTGCCACCACTTCCCCCGACTGATCCAGAGATAGAGGAAGGCGAGATTGTGCAGCCTGAGGAGGAGCCCAGGGTGGCAGTGTCACTGTTCCGTGCTGCACGACCTCgtcagcctcctgcctctgtagcCACCTTGGCTTCAGTGGCCGCCCCTGCTGCGCCCCCAGCCTCTGCTCCACGTGCCCCTGAGGGTGATGACTTCCTGTCACTACATGCTGACTCTGATGGTGAGGGCGCACTTCAAGTGGACCTAGGTGAGCCACCTGCACCACCGGCTGCTGATGCCCGCTGGGGCGGCCTGGACCTGCGCCGCAAGATCCTAACCCAGCGACGTGAGCGCTACCGCCAGCGCTCTGCCTCGCCAGGCCCACCGCCTGCTCGGAAGAAGGCTCGAAGAGAGCGGCAGCGCAGTGGCGACCCTGCGCCACCGGATTCGCCCACCTGGGAAGCTAAGAAGCACCGTTCACGTGAGCGCAAGCTTGGCTCCCACTCCACTGCCCGGCGTCGATCACGCTCCCGTTCCCGCCGCCGTTCACGCTCCCGCAGCGCCGACCGAAGACGTGGGAGCCACCGCTCACGTTCCCGGGAGAAGCGCAGGCGCCGACGGCGTTCCGCCTCTCCACCTCCAGCGGCATCTTCGTCATCTTCCTCGAGACGTGAGCGGCACAGGGGCAAGAGGCGTGAGGgtggcaagaagaagaagaagcgcTCGCGCTCCCGGGCAGAGAAGCGCTCTGGGGACTTAGAGAAGCTGCCCGCACCTGTGCCTCCCTCGGGCTCTGACCGTGACAGCCGACGCCGCGGAGCCGTGCCACCTTCTATCCAGGACCTCACGGACCACGACTTGTTTGCCATCAAACGAACCATCACAGTGGGTCGCCCAGACAAGACGGAGCCACGCGCACCTTCGCCAGCACCTGCTGTGTCCCCAAAGCGGGAGGTCCTGTATGACTCTGAGGGTCTGAGTGCAGATGAGCGAGGTGCCAAGGGTGACAAAGATCGCAGGCGTTCAGGGGCTGCGTCCTCATCCTCGTCCTCAAGGGAGAAAGCGTCTCGACGGAAGGCCCTGGATGGGGACCGGGGCCGAGACAGGGACAGGTCATCCAAGAAGACACGGCCACCTAAGGACTCTGCTCCTGGCTCAGGGGCGCTGCCCAAAGCACCCCCAAGCAGTGGCTCCTCGTCCTCGTCGTCCTCCTGCTCCTCTCGAAAAGTAAAACTGCAGTCCAAGGTGGCTGTGCTCATCCGAGAGGGCGTCAGCAGCACCACCCCTGCCAAGGATTCCTCGTCTTCGGGCCTGGGTTCCATTGGGGTCAAGTTCAGCCGAGACCGTGAGAGCCGTTCACCATTCCTCAAGCCGGATGAGCGGGCTCCTGCAGAGGGGGTCAAGGTGGCCCCAGGCAGCACCAAGCCTAAAAAGACCAAGGCCAAAGCCAAGGCTGGGGCCAAGAAAGCCAAGGGGACCAAGGGAAAGACGAAGCCGTCGAAGACTAGGAAGAAGGTTCGCAGTGGAGGCAGCAGCACGGCCAGTGGTGGGCCTGGTTCACTGAAGAAATCCAAGGCCGATAGCTGCAGCCAGGCAGCCAGCGCCAAGGGGACAGAGGAAACATCATGGTCTGGGGAGGAACGGACCACCAAGGCCCCCAGTACCCCTCCACCTAAGGTAGCCCCACCTCCACCCGCACTCACCCCGGACTCCCAGACTGTGGATAGCAGCTGCAAGACCCCTGAAGTCTCCTTCCTACCAGAGGAAGCCAGTGAGGACACTGGGGTCCGAGtaggggcagaggaggaggaggaagaggaagaagaggaagaggaggaagaggagcagcagcCTGCCACTACCACAGCCACCAGCACCGCTGCAGCTGCCCCAAGCACTGCCCCCAGTGCGGGGTCTACAGCTGGAGACTCCGGCGCAGAGGACGGGCCAGCTGCTAGGGCCTCCCAGCTGCCAACGCTACCCCCACCCATGCCCTGGAACCTACCTGCTGGTGTGGACTGTACTACCAGTGGTGTTCTGGCCT TGACTGCACTCCTGTTCAAGATGGAAGAAGCCAACCTGGCCAGCCGCGCAAAGGCCCAGGAGCTGATCCAGGCCACCAACCAG ATCCTCAGCCACCGGAAGCCACCCTCTACTCTGGGGGTGACCCCAGCTCCCGTGCCCACTTCCTTGGGTCTGCCCCCAGGCCCCTCCAGCTACCTGCTTCCTGGCAGCCTCCCCATAGGGGGCTGTGGCTCTACCCCTCCTACCCCTACAGGGCTAGTCCCTGCATCTGACAAGAGAGAGGGCAGCAGCAGCTCAGAGGGACGTGGGGACACTGACAAG TATCTGAAGAAGCTGCACACACAGGAGCGGGCGGTAGAGGAGGTGAAGCTGGCCATCAAGCCATACTACCAGAAGAAAGACATCACCAAGGAGGAGTATAAGGACATCCTGAGGAAGGCTGTCCACAAG atctgcCACAGCAAAAGCGGGGAGATCAACCCTGTCAAGGTGAGCAACCTGGTAAGGGCCTACGTCCAGCGCTACCGCTACTTCCGCAAGCACGGTCGCAAGCCGGGGGACCCCCCAGGACCTCCTCGGCCACCCAAGGAGCCAGGGCCCCCAGACAAGGGTGGCCCAggcctgcccctgccccctctcTAA
- the Scaf1 gene encoding splicing factor, arginine/serine-rich 19 isoform X1, whose protein sequence is MEEEDESRGKTEESGEDRGDGPPDRDPALSPSAFILRAIQQAVGSSLQGDLPNDKDGSRCCGLQWRRCCRSPRSEPRSQESGGADMATVLDTAADSFLVELVSILDPPDTWVPSHLDLQPGESEDVLELVAEVRIGDRDPMPLPVPSLLPRLRAWRTGKTVSPQSHASRPACSRHLLTLGTGDGGPAPPPAPSSASSSPSPSPSSSSPSPPPPPPPPPPPALPAPRFDIYDPFHPTDEAYSPPPAPEQKYDPFEPTGSNPSSSAGTPSPEEEEEEEEEEEEEGLSQSISRISETLAGIYDDNSLSQDFPGDDSPHREPPPPQTLGAPGTPPQADSTRAEGAPRRRVFVVGPEAEACLEGKVSVEVVTTAGGPALPLPPLPPTDPEIEEGEIVQPEEEPRVAVSLFRAARPRQPPASVATLASVAAPAAPPASAPRAPEGDDFLSLHADSDGEGALQVDLGEPPAPPAADARWGGLDLRRKILTQRRERYRQRSASPGPPPARKKARRERQRSGDPAPPDSPTWEAKKHRSRERKLGSHSTARRRSRSRSRRRSRSRSADRRRGSHRSRSREKRRRRRRSASPPPAASSSSSSRRERHRGKRREGGKKKKKRSRSRAEKRSGDLEKLPAPVPPSGSDRDSRRRGAVPPSIQDLTDHDLFAIKRTITVGRPDKTEPRAPSPAPAVSPKREVLYDSEGLSADERGAKGDKDRRRSGAASSSSSSREKASRRKALDGDRGRDRDRSSKKTRPPKDSAPGSGALPKAPPSSGSSSSSSSCSSRKVKLQSKVAVLIREGVSSTTPAKDSSSSGLGSIGVKFSRDRESRSPFLKPDERAPAEGVKVAPGSTKPKKTKAKAKAGAKKAKGTKGKTKPSKTRKKVRSGGSSTASGGPGSLKKSKADSCSQAASAKGTEETSWSGEERTTKAPSTPPPKVAPPPPALTPDSQTVDSSCKTPEVSFLPEEASEDTGVRVGAEEEEEEEEEEEEEEEQQPATTTATSTAAAAPSTAPSAGSTAGDSGAEDGPAARASQLPTLPPPMPWNLPAGVDCTTSGVLALTALLFKMEEANLASRAKAQELIQATNQVGSHGEESPQPLLLSIASG, encoded by the exons atggaggaggaagatgagtcTCGAGGTAAAACAGAGGAGTCTGGAGAGGATCGGGGAGACGGTCCACCTGACAGAGATCCTGCCCtttctccttctgcctttatTTTG CGGGCCATTCAGCAGGCTGTGGGAAGCTCCCTGCAGGGGGACCTGCCTAATGATAAAG ATGGCTCTCGGTGTTGTGGCCTACAATGGAGGCGCTGCTGTCGGAGTCCTCGGTCAGAGCCTCGTTCACAGGAGTCAGGGGGTGCTGACATGGCCACT GTACTGGAcacagctgcagatagtttcctTGTGGAGCTGGTGAGCATCCTGGATCCCCCCGACACCTGGGTTCCCAGCCACCTGGACCTTCAGCCTGGCGA AAGTGAGGACGTGCTAGAGCTGGTAGCTGAGGTCCGTATCGGTGACAGGGACCCCATGCCTCTACCTGTGCCCAGCCTGTTGCCCCGCCTCAGGGCCTGGAGGACAGGAAAGACGG TTTCTCCACAGTCCCATGCATCTCGACCTGCCTGTTCCCGTCACCTCCTCACCTTGGGCACAGGGGATGGAGGGCCTGCCCCACCACCTGCACCCTCCTCTGCCTCATCCTcgccttccccttccccatcttcgtcttctccttctcctccccctcctcctccacccccaccccctccagctCTGCCTGCCCCACGATTTGACATCTATGATCCCTTCCACCCCACCGACGAGGCCTACTCCCCACCGCCAGCCCCAGAGCAAAAATATGATCCCTTTGAGCCCACGGGCTCCAACCCCAGCTCATCAGCTGGGACCCCCTcgccagaggaggaggaggaagaagaggaggaagaggaagaggagggtctATCACAGAGCATCAGCCGAATCTCAGAGACCCTGGCTGGCATCTATGATGACAACAGCTTGAGCCAGGACTTCCCAGGTGATGATAGCCCCCACCGGGAACCCCCACCCCCGCAGACGCTGGGAGCCCCAGGGACACCACCACAGGCTGACTCCACTCGGGCCGAAGGGGCCCCACGCCGCAGGGTCTTTGTGGTGGGACCGGAGGCTGAGGCATGTCTTGAGGGCAAGGTTTCGGTGGAAGTCGTGACGACGGCTGGTGGACCAGCGCTGCCGCTGCCACCACTTCCCCCGACTGATCCAGAGATAGAGGAAGGCGAGATTGTGCAGCCTGAGGAGGAGCCCAGGGTGGCAGTGTCACTGTTCCGTGCTGCACGACCTCgtcagcctcctgcctctgtagcCACCTTGGCTTCAGTGGCCGCCCCTGCTGCGCCCCCAGCCTCTGCTCCACGTGCCCCTGAGGGTGATGACTTCCTGTCACTACATGCTGACTCTGATGGTGAGGGCGCACTTCAAGTGGACCTAGGTGAGCCACCTGCACCACCGGCTGCTGATGCCCGCTGGGGCGGCCTGGACCTGCGCCGCAAGATCCTAACCCAGCGACGTGAGCGCTACCGCCAGCGCTCTGCCTCGCCAGGCCCACCGCCTGCTCGGAAGAAGGCTCGAAGAGAGCGGCAGCGCAGTGGCGACCCTGCGCCACCGGATTCGCCCACCTGGGAAGCTAAGAAGCACCGTTCACGTGAGCGCAAGCTTGGCTCCCACTCCACTGCCCGGCGTCGATCACGCTCCCGTTCCCGCCGCCGTTCACGCTCCCGCAGCGCCGACCGAAGACGTGGGAGCCACCGCTCACGTTCCCGGGAGAAGCGCAGGCGCCGACGGCGTTCCGCCTCTCCACCTCCAGCGGCATCTTCGTCATCTTCCTCGAGACGTGAGCGGCACAGGGGCAAGAGGCGTGAGGgtggcaagaagaagaagaagcgcTCGCGCTCCCGGGCAGAGAAGCGCTCTGGGGACTTAGAGAAGCTGCCCGCACCTGTGCCTCCCTCGGGCTCTGACCGTGACAGCCGACGCCGCGGAGCCGTGCCACCTTCTATCCAGGACCTCACGGACCACGACTTGTTTGCCATCAAACGAACCATCACAGTGGGTCGCCCAGACAAGACGGAGCCACGCGCACCTTCGCCAGCACCTGCTGTGTCCCCAAAGCGGGAGGTCCTGTATGACTCTGAGGGTCTGAGTGCAGATGAGCGAGGTGCCAAGGGTGACAAAGATCGCAGGCGTTCAGGGGCTGCGTCCTCATCCTCGTCCTCAAGGGAGAAAGCGTCTCGACGGAAGGCCCTGGATGGGGACCGGGGCCGAGACAGGGACAGGTCATCCAAGAAGACACGGCCACCTAAGGACTCTGCTCCTGGCTCAGGGGCGCTGCCCAAAGCACCCCCAAGCAGTGGCTCCTCGTCCTCGTCGTCCTCCTGCTCCTCTCGAAAAGTAAAACTGCAGTCCAAGGTGGCTGTGCTCATCCGAGAGGGCGTCAGCAGCACCACCCCTGCCAAGGATTCCTCGTCTTCGGGCCTGGGTTCCATTGGGGTCAAGTTCAGCCGAGACCGTGAGAGCCGTTCACCATTCCTCAAGCCGGATGAGCGGGCTCCTGCAGAGGGGGTCAAGGTGGCCCCAGGCAGCACCAAGCCTAAAAAGACCAAGGCCAAAGCCAAGGCTGGGGCCAAGAAAGCCAAGGGGACCAAGGGAAAGACGAAGCCGTCGAAGACTAGGAAGAAGGTTCGCAGTGGAGGCAGCAGCACGGCCAGTGGTGGGCCTGGTTCACTGAAGAAATCCAAGGCCGATAGCTGCAGCCAGGCAGCCAGCGCCAAGGGGACAGAGGAAACATCATGGTCTGGGGAGGAACGGACCACCAAGGCCCCCAGTACCCCTCCACCTAAGGTAGCCCCACCTCCACCCGCACTCACCCCGGACTCCCAGACTGTGGATAGCAGCTGCAAGACCCCTGAAGTCTCCTTCCTACCAGAGGAAGCCAGTGAGGACACTGGGGTCCGAGtaggggcagaggaggaggaggaagaggaagaagaggaagaggaggaagaggagcagcagcCTGCCACTACCACAGCCACCAGCACCGCTGCAGCTGCCCCAAGCACTGCCCCCAGTGCGGGGTCTACAGCTGGAGACTCCGGCGCAGAGGACGGGCCAGCTGCTAGGGCCTCCCAGCTGCCAACGCTACCCCCACCCATGCCCTGGAACCTACCTGCTGGTGTGGACTGTACTACCAGTGGTGTTCTGGCCT TGACTGCACTCCTGTTCAAGATGGAAGAAGCCAACCTGGCCAGCCGCGCAAAGGCCCAGGAGCTGATCCAGGCCACCAACCAGGTGGGCTCCCATGGGGAAGAGTCCCCGCAGCCCCTTCTTTTGTCCATTGCCTCGGGGTAG